A genomic window from Cryptosporangium minutisporangium includes:
- a CDS encoding S1C family serine protease, whose translation MIGRRRAATLALVVLGAGLLAGCSDDTAPEGKPVAETSPSVSVAPTGASIPDVVEVVEPSVVTVTAGESQGSGVVYRKDVVVTNQHVVGSARAVTLTLADGATVRGTVVGTDEIADLAVIRAARTNLPAAAIRSDLPRAGEVALAVGSPLGFENTVTQGIISGVGRQIPSEQTGGRPLVDLIQTDAAISPGNSGGGLFDAQGRLVGINEAYIPPAAGAVSLGFAIPSATVVDVADQLLTSGKATHPYLGVSLTELTDAVRNALGVDAEKGAVVVRVAAGSPAAAGGLRAGDVITMLGAETVEAVEDVYAALRTVDPGDRVDVVVQRGGDATTASVTLGRITG comes from the coding sequence ATGATCGGGCGGAGGAGGGCGGCGACTCTCGCACTGGTCGTACTCGGCGCGGGGCTACTCGCCGGGTGCAGCGACGACACGGCCCCCGAGGGCAAGCCGGTGGCCGAGACGTCCCCCAGCGTGTCGGTGGCGCCGACCGGAGCGTCGATCCCGGACGTGGTGGAGGTCGTCGAACCGAGCGTGGTCACCGTGACCGCGGGCGAGTCGCAGGGCAGCGGCGTCGTCTACCGCAAGGACGTCGTCGTCACGAACCAGCACGTGGTCGGCAGCGCGCGGGCCGTCACACTGACGCTGGCCGACGGCGCCACCGTGCGCGGAACGGTGGTCGGCACCGACGAGATCGCCGACCTCGCGGTGATCCGGGCGGCGCGGACGAACCTGCCCGCGGCCGCGATCCGGTCCGATCTGCCCCGCGCCGGTGAGGTGGCGCTCGCGGTCGGCAGTCCGCTCGGCTTCGAGAACACGGTCACCCAGGGCATCATCTCCGGCGTCGGACGGCAGATCCCCTCCGAGCAGACCGGCGGACGGCCGCTCGTCGACTTGATCCAGACCGACGCCGCGATCTCACCCGGCAACTCCGGCGGTGGACTGTTCGACGCGCAGGGCCGGCTGGTCGGCATCAACGAGGCGTACATCCCGCCGGCGGCCGGCGCGGTCTCGCTCGGGTTCGCGATCCCCAGCGCCACCGTCGTCGACGTCGCCGACCAGTTGCTCACCAGCGGTAAGGCCACCCACCCCTACCTGGGCGTGTCGCTGACCGAGCTCACCGACGCGGTCCGCAACGCGCTCGGCGTCGACGCCGAGAAGGGCGCGGTCGTGGTGCGGGTGGCGGCCGGGTCGCCGGCCGCGGCGGGCGGCCTCCGGGCCGGTGACGTGATCACGATGCTCGGCGCCGAGACCGTCGAGGCGGTGGAGGACGTGTACGCCGCGCTGCGGACCGTCGACCCCGGCGACCGGGTGGACGTCGTGGTCCAGCGCGGCGGCGACGCCACCACGGCCTCGGTGACGCTGGGCCGGATCACCGGCTGA
- a CDS encoding toll/interleukin-1 receptor domain-containing protein — translation MSEAVFLSYSRADRLYAEKLAAFLEAAGVEVWWDFELRAGDRFVNEIETRIEASAAFIVLLSTSSVDSKWVQRELHYADAQGKEIVPLLLEECRTPFLTAGLHYEDVRGGIMPSAKFIHRLPRTRFSPDQSIIDRFTRATRSITDRLHNQLEQGEAVFQGETPDWLLTLSAAANVSIDATSVPSIDGPLDGSFWHTPMATIYLQTLRAAVARGVVVRRIFIFDDPQLAADETFLQICSAQHDNHISVKVLTAEMTADVDIGSIPDFVLFDDSIGHVESLVPGVAGTKLVRATLHTSPARVHELRRTFDGLWEAAAEIQLQPPL, via the coding sequence GTGTCCGAGGCAGTCTTTCTCAGCTACAGCCGGGCCGACCGTCTCTACGCCGAAAAGCTCGCCGCGTTCCTCGAAGCAGCGGGCGTGGAAGTCTGGTGGGACTTCGAGCTACGCGCTGGTGACCGCTTCGTCAACGAAATAGAAACTCGGATCGAAGCCAGCGCAGCATTCATCGTACTATTGAGTACGAGTTCGGTGGATTCTAAATGGGTGCAGAGGGAGCTTCACTACGCCGATGCCCAAGGAAAAGAAATAGTTCCCCTGCTACTGGAAGAATGCCGAACGCCCTTCCTCACCGCCGGCTTGCACTACGAGGACGTTCGCGGGGGGATTATGCCGAGCGCGAAGTTCATTCACCGACTCCCGCGCACCAGATTCTCGCCGGATCAATCGATCATCGACCGATTCACTCGCGCCACCCGCTCGATCACCGATCGATTGCACAATCAGCTCGAACAGGGCGAAGCTGTCTTCCAAGGGGAGACCCCGGATTGGCTGCTCACACTGAGCGCTGCCGCCAACGTGAGTATCGATGCGACTAGCGTGCCCAGCATCGACGGCCCTCTCGACGGAAGTTTCTGGCACACTCCGATGGCGACGATCTATCTGCAGACCCTTCGTGCGGCGGTTGCACGTGGTGTAGTGGTGCGCCGGATCTTCATCTTCGACGACCCGCAACTCGCGGCGGACGAAACGTTCCTGCAAATCTGTTCGGCACAGCACGACAATCACATCAGCGTCAAGGTCTTGACGGCCGAAATGACGGCTGACGTCGACATCGGGTCGATACCCGACTTTGTTCTTTTCGACGACTCGATCGGCCACGTCGAGAGCCTGGTTCCGGGTGTCGCGGGCACCAAATTGGTGAGGGCGACCTTGCACACGTCACCTGCCCGCGTGCACGAGTTACGGCGAACTTTCGACGGACTCTGGGAAGCCGCTGCAGAGATCCAGTTGCAACCACCGCTCTGA
- a CDS encoding SigE family RNA polymerase sigma factor, with translation MPEPDGFEEFVSERSAALTRYGFVLTGNPHDAADLVQEALIRLRGAWGRVRRRDDPEGYVRTTMARLHVSWWRKRRRERLVEAVPEGWAPDPGIARAEADIGLWRALAAVPPRQRAVLVLRYYEGLADDTIAERLRISRATVRSQAQRGLRTLRAQLTPDDAPPQPEILTTERRRHA, from the coding sequence ATGCCGGAGCCCGATGGCTTCGAAGAGTTCGTGTCCGAGCGCTCCGCTGCGCTGACCCGCTACGGCTTCGTCCTCACCGGAAATCCGCACGACGCCGCCGACCTGGTCCAGGAGGCACTGATCCGGCTGCGCGGCGCGTGGGGACGGGTGCGCCGCCGGGACGACCCGGAGGGGTACGTCCGGACGACGATGGCCCGGCTGCACGTCAGCTGGTGGCGCAAGCGTCGGCGGGAGCGGCTGGTCGAGGCGGTGCCGGAGGGCTGGGCACCGGACCCCGGCATCGCTCGGGCCGAGGCGGACATCGGGCTCTGGCGCGCACTCGCCGCGGTGCCGCCGCGCCAGCGCGCCGTGCTGGTACTGCGCTACTACGAAGGGCTCGCCGACGACACGATCGCCGAGCGGCTGCGGATCAGCCGGGCGACCGTCCGCAGCCAGGCCCAGCGCGGCTTACGGACGCTACGCGCGCAGCTCACGCCCGACGACGCCCCGCCGCAGCCCGAGATCCTCACGACCGAGCGGAGGCGCCATGCTTGA